The DNA sequence AGTACTACCTTCTCCATTCTTTTGGGATCCCTCAGGCTCTCTTCGTTCAGCCGGAGTCGCTTTTCTTCCAAAAGAGTATCTATCACTGCCGTACGGATTGCCCCTTTGATCGAAGAACCTGGGACGACCGGGTTGAAAGTGCCTTGGTTCCTGAGAAATGGTTGCAGAACCAGTTGATTCCTTGGATCGTCAATCTTGGCTTTGAACTCCCTCTCCACCGAAGGAGAGACAAGTATCCTCCGGGATACATCTTTGCGACGACCAAGTCTTTCGCTCAGGAACCGCCGCAGGCCTATCAGGTCGTCACGGTTCGCCAACTCGAGAAAAGCATTTCTCTCTGTCTCTCCAAGAGTTTGTAGAACAGAGGGAAGATCAAAATAGTAGAGGTAACCTTCGACCATGAAGCAACTGAAAGGGTCGAGTTCTTGTCCTGATCCAATATGGACAGGAGAAAGAAATTCCCCTTCAACACGGACCGTTGTTAGGAAGCGCTTATTCATTTTTCAGAGTCTCCCATCTTTAAGAAATAGGGGAAGAGATACGTTTGCTGGCGGACATCCTCTAGTTCGGGATGAACCGGCCCAAGGCTTTGCCCGTAGAATTCACGCTTCTCACTGACCTTGAATATCGCACCCGGTTTTAGTAACAACAGAGGCGTTTTGGGGAATGCAACGTTTCCTTGGGAGTAATGCCCGCCGAGTTTTCCATACTTGGTGTATAGCTCATAGTACCCTTTCGACAGAGAACCGTCTGGGACAAAATGGGACAAGGCCATCACTGCGTTCCCCTCGCCAGGTAAATGTTCTTCGCTGATGGATTTCACAATGAACTGACCCTTGCCAGTTGACCGATCCTTTCCGTAGCCCCATTTCCCAAGCAGGGAAAAGATTTCCCTAATCGTCTCCGCTTCCCAGTCCAATTTGGTTTTGACGTAAATATCATAGAGTTTGTTTCTCGCTGCTACCTCTTGGCTGTGAAAGAAGCCGCCCCCGTCCTTCTCCACGGTGTCTGTAAGCCGGTTGATGGTGTTGTGGGGGATTAACATATGGTCAGCATCTATCATACCGGGTCTTGTCTTTCCAGTTGTCTTGATCTCACTTGCCAAAAGGACCCTTACGAGGCCTCTTGGGCTTAGATTTGTTCTCAACTCTTCCATTGCCTGGGCATGGACCCAGGGGATCTTTGCGGCTTTCTTGAAGGCAGCCAGGAATTCAAGGAAATGAATCCTGTCCCTGACTGAGAAAAACTCCCCAAACAGTGGTGATATCTCTTGATCGGATGCTGGGGGAAGACAGGGGCGCGGAAGAAAACCAGCAGGGAAGCCATCAGACAGAATAAGCGAAGGGGCCTGATCGTAATCCCTCAGCAACTCTCTATGGAGGGATTCCTCCCCATGCATGTATCTGTACATCCAGCAGAGGTGGCCGAAGAGGGTGTCAGAGTGAAGAGGGGTCGCCGCATGCGTTTCAAAACAGATTCTCACCTTGAAAGTCTTCATGCCGCCCTCCCGAAGATCTGATCCGGTGTT is a window from the Deltaproteobacteria bacterium genome containing:
- the csm5 gene encoding type III-A CRISPR-associated RAMP protein Csm5, which produces MNKRFLTTVRVEGEFLSPVHIGSGQELDPFSCFMVEGYLYYFDLPSVLQTLGETERNAFLELANRDDLIGLRRFLSERLGRRKDVSRRILVSPSVEREFKAKIDDPRNQLVLQPFLRNQGTFNPVVPGSSIKGAIRTAVIDTLLEEKRLRLNEESLRDPKRMEKVVL